In Streptomyces sp. NBC_00341, the DNA window TGCGCCTGTACGACGCGCCCGTGATGACCGCCGCCCTGCACTGGTGAAGGAGGCGGCGGCACACGGCCGTCCCCGACAGAGTTCCCCCGAGCACGGGAGGCACCCCATGACGACCAGCACGTCCCCCGACGCGTTCTCCACCGACGCCTGGATGCGCCGGTTCGTGCAGTCCGCCCGGACCGCGAAGGACCGCCTCACCTCATTGGACCAAGAGGTGGGCGACGGCGACTTCGGCGTCAACCTCAGCACCGGAGCACTCTCGACTCTTCGGCATCTCGACGCGAACCCCGCGTCCGGCAGCGACCCCGCCGCACCTCTCCAGGCCGCGGCCACCGCCTTCCTGGACGAGGTCGGCGGCACCAGCGGGCCGTTGTTCGGCTTGCTGTTCCAGGCACTGGCCGTCGCCGTGGCCGACGCAGAGGCCGCCACCACACCGGCTCTCGCAGCCGGAGCGGCGGAGGGACTGGCGGCCATCCGTCGA includes these proteins:
- the dhaL gene encoding dihydroxyacetone kinase subunit DhaL — its product is MTTSTSPDAFSTDAWMRRFVQSARTAKDRLTSLDQEVGDGDFGVNLSTGALSTLRHLDANPASGSDPAAPLQAAATAFLDEVGGTSGPLFGLLFQALAVAVADAEAATTPALAAGAAEGLAAIRRVGDAAPGDKTLVDALGPAAQALRTAPADTPPAEALARAADAAWAGVSETARLRARMGRSSYLGERAEGVPDPGAVGIGLLFASARAVVEDLSTRLD